The sequence GAAAAAGCTGTATACTTCCCCTGAACTGATGAGATTCCTTGTATGATAGAAACAATCTTAGAGTATGAGTAACATATCCCAATGAATGAACCACCACCAAAGAGCCCAATTGCAAAATACATCATGGTGTTGTTAAGAAACgtgtcagaacaggcaagttGGATGACCTCTTTgaattcacagaaaaagtggggtATTTCCATACCTGGACAGAAGGTCAGCTGCGCCACCATTAAGCTTTGTAACAAGGAATACAGGAAACTGATAATATAAAATACCAGAACCAGCAGTCCACAGAGCCAGGGTTTCATAATGACTGTGTAatgcagggggtggcagatggccacaaaccggtcataggccatcactgccAGGAGGAAGATGTCCACTTGtccaaataacaagaaaaaatacaCCTGCATGATGCAGCCTTCATAGGTGATAACATTGCTGTGAGTCTGGATGTtccacagcatctttgggatggtggtggaagtgaaacagatgtctacaaaggacaggttggagaggaagaagtacataggtgtgtggaggtgggaatCTGAGCTGATGGCCAAGATGGTGAGCAGGTTTCCGAACACTGTGATCAGATACATGGAGAGGAAAACCCCAAATACAAGGGGCTGCAGTTGTGGTTCCTCTGAAAATCCCAGTAGGATAAATTGTAAAGTTCGTGTTTCATTGCCTGGTACCATGTTGTAGTGATCACTACCAGCaaattaaataatgaataacATGGTTAATTTCTACACATGTAGGCATGAACATAGTAAAATGCTATGAATTACAATATTTCAACATCATTAAGAGATTTACTGTGGCAGATGTGATTAGAAATTCCTGTCCTACACTCAGCCTTTTTGCCAAGAGGTCAAGATTGTACAGTTTTAAAGCAAAATC is a genomic window of Hippopotamus amphibius kiboko isolate mHipAmp2 chromosome 15, mHipAmp2.hap2, whole genome shotgun sequence containing:
- the LOC130836303 gene encoding olfactory receptor 7A10-like, producing MYLITVFGNLLTILAISSDSHLHTPMYFFLSNLSFVDICFTSTTIPKMLWNIQTHSNVITYEGCIMQVYFFLLFGQVDIFLLAVMAYDRFVAICHPLHYTVIMKPWLCGLLVLVFYIISFLYSLLQSLMVAQLTFCPGMEIPHFFCEFKEVIQLACSDTFLNNTMMYFAIGLFGGGSFIGICYSYSKIVSIIQGISSVQGKYTAFSTCASHLSIVSLFYCTSLGVYISYAATHSSHSGATASVMYTVVTPMLNPFIYSIRNKDIKMALRKFFGMVAIKGPTVLRRKNCQLLQGSKH